From the Armatimonadota bacterium genome, one window contains:
- a CDS encoding anhydro-N-acetylmuramic acid kinase: MRLLLDLGAERIALGLISGTSMDGIDAAVVRLSGDPPTIETLSSVCQPYSESTRLALFDLIDNGSLALYAKLDRELGELFSDAGTEAIRSAGLQAVDVVGSHGQTVWHEPNGPFANTVQIGSPAVIARRLQAPVVADFRTADIAAGGQGAPLVPYLDWLVLKDRAPAIALNIGGIANLTIVQPGGPEKMIAFDAGPGNCLIDLLVARATGEKYDRDGGLAALGQVDEGALAAYLNLAYFGKPPPKSTGRELFNKEFLGESAVADPLAHIATITELTARSIAQAIERWAPNDVKELYISGGGLHNKELVRRIENHGFRLHPYSELGIDSDAKEAILFAVLADARLRDAPVSFPGTTGVSEPTRLGAIYW; the protein is encoded by the coding sequence ATGAGACTTTTGCTTGACTTGGGCGCCGAGCGAATCGCGCTTGGGCTGATTTCAGGCACTTCGATGGACGGAATCGACGCGGCGGTCGTCCGATTGAGCGGCGATCCGCCAACGATCGAAACTCTGTCAAGCGTATGTCAACCCTATTCCGAATCCACCCGGCTCGCCCTGTTCGACTTGATCGATAACGGTTCGCTCGCGCTCTACGCTAAGTTAGATCGCGAACTAGGCGAACTTTTCTCGGACGCTGGAACGGAGGCTATCCGTTCCGCCGGATTACAGGCTGTGGACGTCGTCGGCAGTCATGGTCAAACGGTTTGGCACGAGCCGAACGGACCGTTTGCCAACACTGTGCAAATCGGCTCGCCCGCAGTCATAGCGCGGCGACTGCAAGCGCCCGTGGTCGCCGACTTTCGTACCGCCGATATAGCGGCTGGCGGCCAAGGCGCGCCCCTCGTCCCCTATCTCGATTGGCTCGTGCTAAAAGATCGCGCCCCCGCAATCGCCCTGAACATCGGCGGCATCGCCAATCTGACGATCGTGCAACCCGGCGGTCCAGAGAAGATGATCGCCTTTGACGCCGGCCCGGGCAACTGCCTGATCGATCTCTTGGTCGCTCGGGCAACGGGCGAGAAATATGACCGTGATGGAGGACTGGCAGCCTTAGGGCAGGTGGATGAAGGGGCGCTCGCTGCCTATCTCAACCTTGCCTACTTTGGTAAACCGCCGCCCAAGTCGACCGGCCGCGAACTGTTCAACAAAGAGTTCCTAGGAGAGAGTGCTGTGGCCGACCCGTTGGCCCACATTGCAACTATAACCGAACTAACCGCACGGTCCATTGCCCAGGCGATCGAACGCTGGGCGCCGAACGATGTAAAGGAACTCTACATTTCCGGCGGCGGGCTGCACAACAAGGAACTAGTCAGACGGATTGAAAATCACGGCTTCCGCCTCCATCCATACTCCGAACTAGGGATCGATTCAGACGCGAAAGAGGCGATCCTATTCGCCGTATTGGCCGATGCAAGACTGCGAGATGCGCCCGTCTCCTTTCCAGGCACGACCGGCGTGTCCGAACCGACGCGCTTAGGCGCGATCTACTGGTGA
- a CDS encoding helix-turn-helix transcriptional regulator, which produces MKGVKSKILRGDEFCPAQATMELLGCRWTMQIVRALEPGVMRFNELAKSVGVNPRTLCTRLRRLEQDGIVERRVVSAMPPNVEYELTAKGRALNEVLQRLIDWGATWMTDHQ; this is translated from the coding sequence ATGAAGGGAGTTAAGAGCAAGATTCTGCGCGGCGACGAGTTTTGCCCGGCCCAGGCGACTATGGAACTGCTGGGTTGCCGGTGGACGATGCAGATCGTCCGAGCGCTGGAGCCGGGAGTCATGCGGTTCAATGAACTGGCAAAGAGTGTCGGCGTCAATCCAAGGACGCTCTGCACCCGATTGCGACGATTGGAGCAGGACGGCATCGTCGAGCGGCGCGTGGTGAGCGCGATGCCTCCCAATGTTGAATACGAATTGACCGCCAAAGGCAGGGCCCTAAACGAAGTCCTGCAACGCTTGATCGATTGGGGCGCGACGTGGATGACCGATCACCAGTAG
- a CDS encoding stage 0 sporulation protein — MPLCVGVAFRRVSRAYWFDPGNLLDLQVGDRVVIEAASGYEIADVSFPPQLISESDIDPPLKSVLRKATAEDLRTEQQNIEKAKQAFALCRERAKKHNVPIKVAHAEYNLEGTQATILFTAESRVDFRELAKDLGRTLRCRVMLYQIGSRDHAKIVGGIGPCGLTTCCSTFLKDFAAVTMKMAKDQSLFLNPVKFSGMCGKLMCCLKYEYDTYVDMRVALPKIGMMVRTPQGVGRVMELAVLKSFIHVELEPSRETATFHASEVHWDEKPTGGCGSCSRRHEYRSSADSPVGDYGLGDGSGCRTRFSPIEPDDESLTDG; from the coding sequence ATGCCGCTTTGCGTGGGCGTCGCTTTTCGTCGAGTTTCGCGGGCTTACTGGTTTGACCCGGGCAACCTGCTCGATCTCCAGGTGGGCGACCGCGTTGTCATCGAGGCCGCCTCAGGCTACGAGATCGCGGACGTCTCCTTCCCGCCGCAACTGATCTCAGAGTCGGACATCGACCCTCCCCTCAAGTCCGTATTGCGAAAGGCGACCGCCGAAGATCTGCGAACGGAGCAGCAAAACATCGAAAAAGCAAAACAGGCCTTCGCGCTCTGCCGAGAGAGGGCTAAAAAACACAACGTTCCGATAAAAGTCGCCCATGCCGAATACAACTTGGAAGGCACGCAGGCGACGATCCTGTTCACAGCAGAGAGCCGCGTCGACTTTCGCGAACTCGCCAAAGACCTCGGGCGCACGTTGCGATGCCGGGTGATGCTCTATCAAATCGGATCGCGCGACCATGCAAAAATCGTGGGCGGCATCGGTCCCTGCGGGCTGACCACCTGCTGTAGCACATTTCTCAAAGACTTTGCCGCCGTAACCATGAAAATGGCCAAGGATCAAAGCCTCTTCCTCAATCCGGTCAAGTTCTCCGGCATGTGCGGCAAACTGATGTGCTGCCTAAAGTACGAGTACGACACGTATGTCGATATGCGGGTCGCGCTGCCCAAGATCGGCATGATGGTTCGCACCCCCCAAGGCGTTGGGCGCGTGATGGAATTGGCTGTCCTCAAGAGCTTCATCCATGTCGAACTGGAGCCGTCCCGCGAAACCGCAACTTTCCATGCCAGCGAGGTGCATTGGGACGAGAAGCCCACCGGTGGATGCGGATCGTGCAGCCGCCGGCACGAGTATCGATCCAGCGCCGATTCGCCCGTAGGCGACTATGGATTGGGCGACGGCAGCGGATGCCGAACCCGATTCAGCCCGATCGAACCTGACGACGAGAGCCTGACCGATGGCTGA
- a CDS encoding protein-L-isoaspartate(D-aspartate) O-methyltransferase → MNEQEELIREIEQKGVRDPRVLKAIANTPRRLYVPEEQASLALVDRALPIGFDQTISQPSLVALITELAEIEPESVVLEVGGGSGYQASILAKLARRVVVIEQCTELALRARQAWKKEGLTNLVSVIGDGSLGYQPYAPYDAVVMSCAAPSPPTALMDQLSTNGGRLIAPIGGRESQRLTVYTRQGDELSVRHSVECAFVPLLGEGGYR, encoded by the coding sequence ATGAACGAGCAGGAGGAGTTGATCAGGGAGATCGAGCAGAAAGGCGTGCGCGATCCTCGCGTTTTGAAGGCGATTGCCAACACGCCTCGCCGCCTCTATGTGCCCGAGGAGCAGGCGTCCCTCGCGCTCGTCGATCGGGCTTTGCCCATTGGGTTCGATCAAACCATCTCCCAGCCCTCGTTGGTGGCGCTGATTACCGAGCTAGCGGAGATCGAACCAGAAAGCGTCGTATTGGAGGTCGGTGGAGGGAGCGGCTATCAGGCTTCGATATTGGCAAAATTGGCCAGGCGGGTTGTGGTCATCGAACAATGTACCGAGTTGGCGCTACGGGCGCGGCAAGCCTGGAAGAAGGAGGGTTTGACAAACCTTGTATCGGTGATTGGCGATGGAAGCCTTGGGTACCAGCCCTATGCTCCTTACGATGCGGTCGTCATGAGCTGCGCTGCGCCCTCGCCGCCGACCGCGCTAATGGACCAACTCTCGACGAATGGCGGGAGGTTGATCGCCCCTATCGGCGGGCGCGAATCTCAGCGTCTGACCGTATATACCAGGCAAGGCGACGAACTGTCTGTCAGGCATTCGGTCGAGTGCGCTTTTGTGCCTCTTTTGGGCGAAGGCGGATATCGTTAA
- a CDS encoding valine--tRNA ligase, with amino-acid sequence MSEFDPSQELPKTYDPASVEQRTYAWWTDKGLFDADIEDDARPRYSIAIPPPNITGSLHMGHALCYGIHDLIIRWRRMMGDNVLCVPGTDHAGIATENVVSRELRKQGIDRRQIGREEFVRRVWAWRQEYGSAILNQFRRLGCSFDWRFTRFTRDDDYTGAVYETFERWWRDGHLYIGQRIANWCPGCRTSISDIEIETEEEAAKLYKVRYPLVGREGYIVVATTRPETILADVAVAVNPKDERYAGLIGARLTVPLVGREVELIADDYPDPEFGTGAVKVTPAHDPNDYEIGVRHNLPRPVMLAEDATVDTLAIREELGQPEHPFLTKYHGLDRFEARKALVADLEEQGLLESVEDYRVPLGRCERCHSVIEPLLSEQWYCRMSELSKPCIEVVEQDRVTFVPERYREIYLEWMRNVRDWNIARQLWWGHQIPAWYCRTCHPDDFEATSDPHEPWRLVRRRNPIVQRDRPDVCPQCGGSELIQDPDVLDTWFSSAIWPHAVMGWPKQTPMLERFYPTNLLITARDILYLWVARMIMTGMDHMGEIPYHQVYIYATVLNKEGKRMSKSLGTGVDPLDLIEEFGVDALRWSLLSQAGMQQSIRFHEERVTTARNFANKIWNAARFVLMNLDSEFLAEYDDNLPSSFTLMDRWMVSRLAAASQAVREGFESYQLNEAADALHQFIWNEFCDWYVEAVKPRLQEPLTRRDAQRVLVFVLDRALRLLHPFMPHITEEIWQALPHQGESIMQAPFPDPNELPRDPDSENSAERLFEAIRTIRNLRAEMGVSPGNVTGTAYLQTDDETMRQCIHNDLDLIKRLAWMQSAQIGAPQGKSVAQVIGGIEIAIPLEGMIDLEKEAARLQGEIAKAEADLRRTQGKLRNPQFLEKANPEIVQKERDWEQELLDRLRKLSARLEDIKG; translated from the coding sequence ATGAGCGAATTCGATCCGTCGCAAGAGCTGCCCAAGACGTACGATCCGGCCTCGGTCGAACAGCGAACCTATGCCTGGTGGACCGACAAGGGCCTGTTCGACGCCGACATCGAGGACGACGCCCGCCCGCGCTACAGCATCGCCATCCCCCCGCCCAACATCACCGGATCGCTGCACATGGGCCACGCCCTTTGCTATGGAATCCACGACCTGATTATACGCTGGCGAAGAATGATGGGCGACAACGTGCTGTGCGTGCCCGGCACCGACCATGCCGGCATCGCCACGGAAAACGTGGTCTCGCGCGAGCTGCGAAAGCAGGGCATCGACCGTCGACAGATCGGCCGCGAGGAGTTTGTGCGCCGCGTCTGGGCTTGGCGCCAGGAGTACGGTAGCGCCATTCTCAATCAGTTTCGCCGTTTGGGTTGCTCGTTCGACTGGCGCTTTACCCGTTTCACCCGCGATGACGACTACACCGGCGCCGTCTACGAGACCTTTGAACGATGGTGGCGCGACGGACACCTTTACATAGGTCAGCGAATTGCCAACTGGTGCCCGGGATGCCGCACCAGCATATCGGACATCGAAATCGAAACCGAAGAAGAAGCCGCAAAGCTCTATAAAGTGCGCTATCCCTTGGTCGGGCGGGAAGGCTATATCGTGGTCGCGACCACGCGCCCAGAGACGATCTTGGCCGATGTGGCCGTGGCTGTCAATCCTAAGGACGAGCGATATGCCGGTCTGATCGGCGCGCGCCTGACCGTGCCCCTGGTCGGAAGGGAAGTCGAACTGATCGCCGACGACTATCCCGATCCCGAATTTGGCACCGGCGCCGTAAAAGTAACCCCCGCGCACGACCCGAACGACTACGAAATCGGCGTCCGGCACAATCTGCCGCGCCCCGTGATGCTGGCCGAGGACGCAACGGTCGATACATTGGCAATCCGCGAAGAACTGGGACAACCTGAGCATCCTTTTTTGACCAAATACCACGGCCTAGATCGATTCGAAGCCCGAAAAGCGCTCGTCGCTGACTTAGAAGAACAGGGACTGCTCGAATCGGTCGAGGATTATCGAGTGCCCCTAGGCCGATGCGAGCGATGCCACAGCGTGATCGAACCGCTTCTGAGCGAGCAGTGGTACTGCCGAATGAGCGAGCTCAGCAAACCCTGCATTGAGGTCGTCGAGCAGGATCGAGTAACGTTCGTGCCCGAACGGTATCGCGAAATCTACCTGGAATGGATGCGCAACGTTCGCGATTGGAACATCGCCCGACAACTCTGGTGGGGGCACCAGATACCCGCTTGGTATTGCCGAACCTGTCATCCAGACGACTTTGAGGCGACGAGCGACCCGCACGAGCCGTGGCGTTTGGTTCGCCGCCGCAACCCCATCGTTCAGCGAGACCGACCGGATGTCTGTCCGCAATGCGGCGGCAGCGAACTGATCCAAGACCCCGATGTGCTCGATACCTGGTTTTCGTCCGCCATCTGGCCCCACGCCGTCATGGGCTGGCCCAAGCAAACCCCCATGCTAGAGCGCTTTTACCCGACCAACCTGCTCATCACCGCGCGCGACATCCTCTACCTCTGGGTCGCCCGCATGATCATGACCGGCATGGACCACATGGGCGAAATCCCCTACCATCAGGTCTATATCTACGCCACAGTGCTGAACAAAGAGGGCAAACGGATGTCCAAATCGCTGGGCACCGGGGTCGATCCGTTAGACCTTATTGAAGAGTTCGGCGTGGACGCTCTGCGCTGGTCTCTACTGAGCCAGGCGGGGATGCAACAAAGCATCCGATTTCACGAAGAGCGCGTTACCACCGCCCGCAACTTTGCCAATAAGATCTGGAACGCCGCCCGATTTGTGCTGATGAACCTGGATTCGGAGTTCCTGGCCGAGTACGATGACAATCTGCCGAGCTCCTTCACTCTGATGGATCGCTGGATGGTGAGCCGGTTGGCAGCGGCCAGCCAGGCTGTGCGCGAGGGATTTGAGAGCTACCAACTGAACGAGGCAGCGGACGCCCTGCACCAGTTCATTTGGAACGAGTTCTGCGACTGGTATGTGGAGGCCGTGAAACCAAGGCTGCAAGAGCCCTTGACGCGGCGGGATGCGCAACGGGTCTTGGTCTTCGTGCTCGACCGAGCGCTGAGGCTGTTGCACCCGTTCATGCCGCACATTACGGAGGAGATCTGGCAAGCGCTGCCGCACCAAGGCGAGAGCATCATGCAAGCGCCGTTCCCCGATCCAAACGAACTGCCGCGCGACCCAGACAGCGAGAACTCGGCAGAACGCCTCTTCGAAGCGATCCGCACGATCCGCAACCTCCGCGCCGAGATGGGCGTCTCGCCCGGCAACGTAACCGGCACAGCCTACCTGCAGACCGACGATGAGACGATGCGGCAGTGCATTCACAACGACCTCGACCTGATCAAACGTCTGGCCTGGATGCAATCGGCACAGATCGGCGCCCCCCAAGGCAAATCCGTGGCGCAGGTGATCGGCGGCATCGAGATCGCAATCCCGCTTGAAGGCATGATCGATCTGGAAAAGGAAGCCGCGCGCCTTCAAGGCGAAATCGCTAAAGCCGAGGCCGACCTCAGACGAACCCAAGGCAAGCTCCGCAATCCCCAGTTCCTAGAAAAAGCAAACCCCGAGATCGTCCAAAAAGAGCGCGACTGGGAACAGGAACTCCTCGACCGCCTGCGCAAACTCTCCGCAAGGCTGGAGGATATAAAGGGGTGA
- a CDS encoding NAD(P)-dependent glycerol-3-phosphate dehydrogenase, protein MADALVLGAGSWGTALAILLAQKGLKVDLWGRDPEQIEQMKRDRANGRYLPNAPFPDTLCPVTEPAPSPVVVVAVPCSAAREVLERARFDSPIYVLASKGLEMGTGLRPSETLLQVVGSARFAALSGPNLATELAQGVPTATVAASPDRETAKSVQAMFMSACLRVYTNSDVAGVELGGGLKNVYAISAGMSDGLGFGDNTKGALLTRGLAEMTRLGVACGAKRETFTGLSGVGDLIATACSRLSRNYRLGRAIGEGAPPQTALNELGQVAEGFNTAMEGEKLAARVGAEAPIMSVVAATLRGETTPAQALASLMSRPPKEENETFA, encoded by the coding sequence ATGGCTGACGCCTTGGTGCTCGGCGCGGGAAGCTGGGGTACAGCGCTCGCGATCCTGTTGGCCCAGAAGGGGCTGAAGGTCGATCTTTGGGGAAGAGACCCCGAACAGATCGAACAGATGAAGCGGGATCGAGCTAACGGGCGGTACCTGCCCAATGCGCCGTTTCCCGATACGCTCTGTCCCGTAACAGAGCCCGCGCCGTCGCCCGTCGTCGTGGTAGCCGTGCCCTGTTCGGCCGCGCGCGAGGTGTTGGAACGCGCGCGCTTCGACAGCCCCATCTATGTGCTGGCCTCGAAAGGATTAGAAATGGGCACCGGATTGAGACCTTCCGAGACTCTGTTACAGGTCGTCGGTTCGGCTCGGTTCGCCGCTCTCTCGGGCCCAAACTTGGCGACAGAATTGGCCCAGGGCGTCCCGACCGCCACCGTCGCCGCCTCGCCCGATCGAGAGACGGCGAAATCCGTGCAAGCCATGTTCATGTCTGCCTGTCTGCGCGTTTACACCAATTCCGATGTGGCAGGCGTCGAGTTAGGCGGCGGTCTCAAAAATGTCTATGCGATCAGCGCGGGCATGAGCGACGGCCTCGGTTTTGGGGACAACACCAAAGGCGCGCTGCTTACTCGAGGGCTGGCAGAAATGACCCGGTTGGGAGTTGCGTGCGGCGCCAAACGAGAAACCTTCACCGGTCTCAGCGGCGTGGGCGACCTGATCGCGACCGCCTGCAGCCGCCTTTCTCGCAACTATCGGCTGGGTCGAGCAATCGGCGAGGGCGCGCCGCCTCAAACCGCGTTGAACGAGTTGGGCCAGGTGGCCGAAGGCTTTAACACGGCCATGGAGGGCGAGAAACTGGCCGCAAGGGTCGGCGCAGAAGCGCCCATCATGAGCGTCGTCGCCGCAACGCTTCGCGGCGAGACGACCCCCGCTCAAGCGCTGGCATCGCTCATGTCGCGCCCACCAAAGGAAGAGAATGAGACTTTTGCTTGA
- the hemW gene encoding radical SAM family heme chaperone HemW: MIMPLSVYVHVPFCHVKCGYCDFNSFALSGEIVDRFVDAVIREISTSEYKGSRVETVFFGGGTPTFLSGEQLARILAAVCSAFEVEGEITSEANPGSVTLDQLRVMRSAGFNRISFGAQSFDSGELKIMDRIHSPDEIGQAVRWARGAGFDNLNLDLIYALPGQAIQRWRSNLKAAMALEPEHLSLYCLTLEPNTRFYHDYQKGLLTVPDDDVQIEMQRLAESMTLAAGYRQYEISNYAKPGFECEHNLVYWRNQDYVGFGPGAVSGVDGCRWMNIKHPREYVARVENGESLVLDTEKLGGWARVGETIMLGLRLNDGIDLEALESRFCLPVRERFAETIQILAAQDRVCVESSKLRLTDEGRLWASEIAQHFL, encoded by the coding sequence GTGATCATGCCGCTTTCGGTCTATGTGCACGTGCCGTTTTGTCATGTCAAGTGCGGCTATTGCGATTTCAATTCGTTCGCCCTTTCGGGCGAGATCGTCGATCGATTTGTCGATGCTGTGATTCGTGAGATTTCAACTTCGGAGTATAAAGGTTCGAGAGTTGAGACGGTTTTCTTTGGCGGGGGGACGCCGACTTTTCTCTCTGGCGAGCAGTTGGCGCGAATTTTGGCCGCAGTTTGCAGCGCGTTTGAGGTCGAGGGAGAGATCACCAGCGAGGCGAACCCGGGCAGCGTTACGTTGGATCAGTTGCGGGTCATGCGCTCGGCAGGCTTCAATCGCATCAGTTTTGGCGCGCAGTCGTTCGATAGCGGCGAGCTGAAGATTATGGATCGGATTCACTCTCCCGACGAGATCGGTCAGGCGGTCAGATGGGCTAGGGGGGCTGGTTTTGACAATCTGAATCTGGATTTGATCTATGCGCTGCCCGGCCAGGCGATTCAGCGTTGGCGATCGAATCTAAAAGCCGCGATGGCGCTCGAACCTGAGCATTTATCGCTCTATTGTCTGACTTTGGAGCCTAACACTCGTTTTTATCACGACTATCAGAAGGGCTTGCTGACGGTACCGGACGACGATGTTCAGATCGAGATGCAGCGCCTGGCGGAATCGATGACTTTGGCCGCCGGATATCGGCAGTATGAGATCTCGAACTATGCCAAGCCTGGATTCGAGTGCGAGCACAATTTGGTCTATTGGCGCAATCAGGACTATGTTGGGTTTGGTCCGGGAGCGGTTTCTGGCGTCGATGGGTGTCGGTGGATGAACATCAAGCACCCAAGAGAGTACGTTGCTCGCGTTGAAAATGGGGAGAGCCTTGTGCTTGATACCGAGAAGTTAGGGGGTTGGGCGAGGGTCGGCGAGACGATCATGCTGGGATTGCGACTGAACGACGGAATCGATTTGGAGGCGTTGGAATCAAGGTTCTGCCTGCCCGTGCGCGAGAGATTTGCGGAGACTATTCAAATCCTCGCGGCTCAGGATCGGGTCTGCGTTGAGAGTTCCAAGTTGCGCCTGACGGACGAGGGTCGATTATGGGCATCTGAGATCGCTCAGCATTTCTTGTAG
- a CDS encoding CTP synthase, which yields MGKYIFVTGGVVSSIGKGIATASIGRMLRNRGFSVAPIKLDPYINVDAGTMNPYQHGEVFVTNDGAETDLDLGHYERFMDVDCVRDSNVTAGRVYKAVIDKERKGDYLGNTVQVIPHITNEIKERILLAGRLQNADVVIAEVGGTVGDIEGLPFLEAIRQLRKDVGSENCMYIHVTMIPGVGPWDELKTKPTQHSVIKLREIGIAPDVLICRSKKPLSEEMRDKISMFCDVQRAGVIEALDAETIYEIPLMYERSGLGDLVADRLGLPRTEPANMMEWEEIARRANAPSKSCRIAIVGKYIENRDAYLSVQEALIHAGIAHDCRVHLDWIDSTTVEDQGAERALANVDGVVVPGGYGSRGAEGKILAIEYARTRNKPYLGLCYGLQMAVIEFARNVLGLTDANTEENDQQTPYPVVHLLPEQRNIDDKGATMRLGVYPCRLEPGSLAARAYGDAVAYERHRHRYEVNNEFRDQLEAAGMRLSGVSPDGKLVEIIELIDHPYFIASQFHPEFKSRPNRPHPLFFGLVQAVLEPSDRAVVQSAQASAV from the coding sequence ATGGGCAAGTACATTTTTGTTACGGGCGGCGTCGTTAGTTCTATCGGCAAGGGCATCGCCACCGCAAGCATAGGACGGATGTTGCGCAACCGGGGCTTTAGCGTGGCTCCGATCAAACTGGACCCCTACATCAACGTCGATGCGGGCACGATGAACCCCTACCAGCACGGAGAGGTGTTCGTTACCAACGACGGCGCGGAGACCGATCTTGATTTGGGGCATTACGAGCGCTTTATGGATGTGGACTGCGTTCGGGATTCCAATGTTACAGCCGGTCGGGTTTACAAGGCCGTCATCGATAAGGAGCGCAAGGGCGACTACCTGGGCAACACGGTTCAGGTCATTCCTCACATCACCAACGAGATCAAAGAGCGCATCCTATTGGCTGGGCGATTGCAAAATGCGGACGTGGTGATTGCCGAGGTGGGGGGCACGGTGGGCGACATCGAGGGTCTGCCGTTTCTAGAAGCTATCCGGCAATTGAGAAAGGACGTCGGTTCGGAAAATTGCATGTACATTCACGTTACGATGATCCCTGGCGTAGGGCCGTGGGACGAACTGAAGACCAAGCCGACCCAGCACAGCGTCATCAAGCTGCGCGAGATCGGAATTGCGCCCGATGTGCTGATTTGTCGTAGCAAGAAGCCGCTGTCGGAAGAGATGCGGGACAAGATATCGATGTTTTGCGATGTGCAGCGCGCAGGCGTGATCGAAGCTCTCGATGCCGAGACGATCTATGAGATTCCCTTGATGTACGAGCGTTCGGGATTGGGCGATCTGGTGGCGGATCGGCTTGGCTTGCCGCGAACAGAACCGGCGAACATGATGGAATGGGAAGAGATCGCGCGCCGCGCCAATGCGCCGTCCAAGTCGTGCCGGATTGCCATTGTAGGCAAGTACATCGAGAATCGCGACGCCTATCTCTCAGTTCAAGAGGCGCTGATTCACGCGGGCATCGCGCACGATTGCCGAGTGCATCTGGATTGGATCGATTCGACTACGGTTGAAGACCAAGGCGCGGAACGTGCCTTGGCGAATGTTGATGGAGTGGTAGTGCCGGGCGGATATGGCAGCCGCGGCGCCGAGGGCAAGATTTTGGCGATAGAATATGCTCGAACTCGAAATAAGCCTTACTTGGGATTGTGCTACGGGCTTCAAATGGCCGTTATTGAGTTTGCGCGCAATGTGCTCGGGCTGACCGACGCCAACACCGAAGAGAACGACCAGCAGACGCCTTATCCGGTCGTTCATTTACTGCCCGAGCAGCGCAACATTGACGACAAGGGCGCCACGATGCGGTTGGGCGTTTATCCGTGTCGGCTGGAGCCCGGATCTTTGGCCGCGCGCGCCTACGGCGATGCAGTGGCCTATGAGCGCCACCGACATCGGTACGAAGTGAACAACGAGTTTCGCGATCAGTTGGAAGCCGCCGGCATGAGGCTGTCGGGCGTCAGCCCCGATGGAAAACTGGTCGAGATCATCGAACTGATCGATCACCCGTATTTCATTGCCAGTCAGTTCCATCCTGAGTTCAAGTCGCGCCCGAATCGACCGCATCCGTTGTTCTTTGGGCTGGTGCAGGCAGTCTTGGAGCCGAGCGATCGGGCGGTCGTTCAGAGCGCGCAAGCTTCGGCCGTGTGA